The Populus alba chromosome 6, ASM523922v2, whole genome shotgun sequence genome contains a region encoding:
- the LOC118053375 gene encoding metallothionein-like protein type 2, producing MSCCGGNCGCGSGCKCGSGCGGCKMYPDMSSSETITQETLVLGVAPEKGHFEGAAETVVGAESGCKCGANCACDPCTCK from the exons ATGTCTTGCTGTGGAGGAAACTGTGGGTGTGGTTCTGGCTGCAAGTGCGGCAGCGGCTGTGGAGG ATGCAAGATGTACCCTGACATGAGCTCATCAGAGACGATCACCCAAGAAACTCTGGTTCTTGGCGTGGCACCAGAGAAGGGTCACTTTGAGGGAGCTGCTGAGACGGTCGTGGGAGCCGAGAGTGGCTGCAAGTGTGGAGCCAACTGTGCCTGCGATCCTTGCACTTGTAAATGA
- the LOC118053376 gene encoding aspartate--tRNA ligase 2, cytoplasmic, with product MSSESEIPKPDQEGEDESSKSASKKAAKKEAAKQEKLRRRQEAALAAAAASSLSIEEDPLAANYGNIPLQDLQSKVEADLKAWTQVGNLTHELTEKEVLIRGRAQTTRAVGKNMAFVVVRAKGFTVQCVVTARPDVVSKQMVKFAAGLSRESIVDIHGVVSVPSIAIKGTTQQVEIQVSKLYCVDKAMPTLPINIEDASRSEKEIEEALEAGEQLVRVNQDTRLNYRVLDFRTSANQGIFRIQCQVCNIFRQFLLSEDFVEIHTPKLIAGSSEGGSAVFKLDYKGQAACLAQSPQLHKQMAICGDFGRVFEIGPVFRAEDSYTHRHLCEFTGLDVEMEIKQHYTEVMDIVDHLFVTMFDHLNKKCSKDLEAVGRQYPFEPLKYLPKTLRLKFEEGVQMLKEAGVEIDPYGDLNTESERKLGQLVLEKYGTEFYILHRYPLAVRPFYTMPCYDDPKYSNSFDVFIRGEEIISGAQRVHVPELLVERAQACGIDVSTISTYTDSFRYGAPPHGGFGAGLERVVMLFCGLNNIRKTSLFPRDPLRIAP from the exons ATGTCATCCGAATCCGAAATCCCCAAACCAGATCAAGAAGGAGAAGATGAATCCTCAAAATCAGCGAGCAAAAAAGCTGCAAAGAAGGAAGCAGCAAAGCAAGAGAAGTTACGTCGCCGTCAGGAAGCCGCTTTGGCCGCCGCCGCCGCGTCCTCACTTTCTATCGAGGAGGACCCACTCGCGGCGAACTATGGTAATATTCCGCTTCAAGATCTGCAATCGAAGGTGGAAGCAGATCTAAAAGCTTGGACACAAGTCGGAAACCTGACTCATGAGTTGACAGAAAAAGAGGTGTTGATTCGCGGCCGGGCGCAAACCACGCGTGCTGTTGGAAAAAATATGGCATTTGTTGTGGTTAGAGCGAAAGGTTTTACTGTGCAGTGTGTGGTTACTGCGCGGCCTGATGTAGTTAGTAAACAGATGGTCAAGTTTGCCGCTGGATTGAGCCGGGAGTCAATTGTTGATATCCATGGCGTTGTTTCTGTCCCCTCTATTGCTATTAAGGGCACCACACAGCAG GTTGAGATTCAAGTTAGTAAGCTTTATTGTGTTGACAAAGCTATGCCGACACTTCCCATTAATATTGAGGATGCTTCTCGAAGTGAGAAGGAAATTGAAGAGGCTTTGGAG GCTGGAGAACAACTTGTTCGTGTCAATCAAGATACTCGGCTGAATTATAGAGTTCTGGACTTTCGAACATCTGCTAACCAAGGGATTTTCCGCATTCAATGTCAAGTTTGCAAT ATATTCAGGCAGTTCTTATTGTCAGAAGATTTTGTTGAAATCCACACACCAAAACTGATAGCAGGCTCCAGTGAAGGTGGCTCTGCTGTGTTTAAGCTGGACTACAAAGGGCAAGCTGCCTGCTTGGCTCAGTCACCTCAACTTCACAAGCAAATGGCAATTTGTGGTGATTTTGGGCGTGTTTTTGAGATTGGTCCAGTTTTTAGGGCAGAGGATTCTTACACTCATAGGCATTTATGCGAGTTTACCGGTCTTGATGTTGAAATGGAGATTAAGCAACACTACACTGAG GTGATGGATATTGTTGACCATTTATTTGTCACAATGTTTGACCATTTGAATAAAAAGTGCAGCAAAGATCTTGAAGCAGTTGGGAGGCAATATCCATTTGAACCTTTGAAG TACCTGCCAAAGACTCTGCGCCTAAAATTTGAAGAGGGGGTTCAAATGCTCAAG GAAGCTGGAGTGGAAATTGATCCTTATGGGGACTTGAATACAGAATCAGAGAGAAAACTTGGCCAGCTTGTTTTGGAGAA GTACGGCACTGAGTTTTACATTCTTCACCGGTATCCTTTGGCTGTTAGGCCATTCTACACCATGCCATGCTACGATGATCCAAAATACAGTAACTCATTTGATGTCTTTATTCGAG GTGAGGAGATAATTTCTGGAGCACAGCGTGTCCATGTACCAGAATTATTGGTAGAACGTGCACAGGCATGTGGGATTGATGTCAGCACAATATCAACATACACTGATTCTTTCag ATATGGAGCCCCTCCTCATGGCGGGTTTGGAGCGGGGTTGGAGCGTGTGGTGATGCTATTCTGTGGTCTGAACAACATTCGTAAAACATCCCTTTTCCCTCGTGACCCACTGAGGATCGCTCCGTGA